In Halobacteriovorax marinus SJ, the following proteins share a genomic window:
- a CDS encoding phosphoglycerate kinase — translation MALHFIDELTEELKDKVVIARFDFNVPLDKSDRTKITDTTRIDMALETIQYLLENGVKKLILMSHLGRPKGKVNEEFTLEPVATYLAEKLREDVVLTESCLDRGIRTLLNLNESKVILLQNLRFHPEEEAGSSEFAKALASYADIYVNDAFGVAHRKHASAYTINAYFKNKAYGGFLLKKEIQALSKIVESPKSPFVAIVGGAKVSDKIKIIERLIINVDHLIIGGAMAYPFLVARGHEVGNSLCSQSDVALAKRILMGSGKNKVVLPVDHVVSSEFGGKPEACDNVEIDGDKMGLDIGPKTIALYTEKLAGAATVLWNGPMGLFENEDYAAGTMAIAKTLSEMESAFTLVGGGDSVSAVRKSGLFDKMSHVSTGGGASLEFIEEGSLPGIQALKFGVDLN, via the coding sequence ATGGCCCTTCACTTTATTGATGAATTAACAGAGGAACTCAAAGACAAGGTTGTCATTGCACGCTTTGACTTTAATGTTCCTCTAGATAAATCAGACAGAACGAAAATTACAGATACCACTAGAATTGATATGGCCCTTGAGACCATTCAATATCTATTGGAAAATGGCGTGAAGAAGTTAATTCTGATGAGCCACCTCGGTAGACCAAAAGGAAAAGTAAACGAAGAGTTTACTCTCGAGCCAGTAGCGACATATCTTGCTGAGAAACTTAGAGAAGATGTTGTTCTAACTGAGTCTTGTTTGGACAGAGGAATTAGAACATTATTAAACCTCAATGAATCAAAAGTTATTCTTCTACAAAACTTACGTTTTCACCCAGAGGAAGAAGCTGGTTCATCTGAATTTGCAAAAGCTCTTGCAAGCTACGCTGATATTTATGTGAATGATGCATTTGGTGTCGCACATAGAAAGCATGCATCTGCTTATACAATCAATGCTTACTTTAAGAATAAGGCCTATGGTGGATTCTTACTAAAGAAAGAGATTCAAGCTCTAAGTAAAATTGTAGAGTCTCCAAAGTCACCATTTGTAGCAATTGTTGGTGGAGCAAAAGTTTCTGACAAAATTAAAATCATTGAAAGATTAATTATTAATGTCGACCACTTAATTATAGGTGGTGCTATGGCCTATCCATTTCTAGTGGCGAGAGGTCACGAAGTTGGTAACTCTCTTTGTTCACAAAGCGACGTTGCTCTGGCCAAGAGAATCCTTATGGGTTCAGGTAAGAATAAAGTTGTTCTCCCTGTAGATCACGTTGTTTCATCTGAGTTTGGTGGAAAACCAGAAGCATGTGACAATGTTGAAATTGATGGAGATAAGATGGGCCTAGATATTGGTCCAAAGACTATCGCTCTATACACAGAGAAGCTAGCAGGAGCAGCGACAGTTCTATGGAATGGTCCAATGGGGCTATTTGAAAATGAAGACTACGCAGCAGGAACGATGGCCATTGCAAAAACTCTAAGTGAGATGGAATCGGCCTTCACTCTAGTTGGTGGTGGAGACTCAGTAAGTGCAGTAAGAAAGTCGGGACTCTTTGATAAGATGTCTCATGTTTCAACTGGAGGCGGAGCTTCTCTTGAGTTTATTGAAGAAGGAAGCCTACCTGGAATACAGGCCCTAAAATTTGGTGTAGATTTAAATTAA
- the tpiA gene encoding triose-phosphate isomerase, whose product MREIHIVGNWKMNQELEQVREFAKALEAMPSLNCQAWIAPQAIHVTTLLSATSKVKVGAQNCSNHNSGAFTGETSPKSLKDLGAHFVIIGHSERRAIFNEEDTLLNEKVLNALDNGLKTILCVGETLEQRESGEFKDVLATQLHSGLKGIKAADKENIIIAYEPVWAIGTGKVASPEQAAEVHTFLREELSKVEALDSEQTPILYGGSVKPENIEGLLEKVDIDGALVGGASLKADSFMELCKLSK is encoded by the coding sequence ATGAGAGAGATACATATCGTTGGAAATTGGAAAATGAATCAAGAGCTTGAACAAGTTCGTGAATTTGCCAAGGCCCTTGAAGCAATGCCCTCTCTCAATTGCCAGGCATGGATTGCTCCACAAGCGATTCACGTTACAACTCTATTGAGTGCGACTTCTAAAGTTAAGGTTGGTGCCCAGAATTGCTCTAACCACAACTCAGGAGCCTTCACTGGAGAAACAAGTCCTAAATCACTTAAAGACCTTGGTGCACACTTTGTCATCATTGGTCACTCTGAGAGAAGGGCCATTTTTAACGAAGAAGACACTCTTTTAAATGAAAAGGTCCTAAACGCTCTAGATAACGGACTCAAGACTATTCTCTGTGTTGGAGAAACTCTTGAGCAAAGAGAGAGTGGAGAATTTAAAGATGTCTTGGCCACTCAACTTCACTCAGGACTAAAAGGTATTAAAGCAGCTGACAAAGAAAATATCATCATTGCATATGAGCCAGTTTGGGCCATTGGGACAGGAAAAGTTGCTTCACCAGAACAAGCGGCGGAAGTTCACACTTTCCTCAGAGAGGAATTATCTAAAGTTGAGGCCCTAGACTCTGAGCAAACACCTATTCTCTATGGCGGTAGCGTAAAGCCTGAAAATATTGAAGGCTTATTAGAAAAAGTAGATATTGATGGAGCTTTGGTTGGAGGAGCCTCTCTTAAAGCCGATAGTTTCATGGAATTATGTAAATTAAGTAAATAA
- the secG gene encoding preprotein translocase subunit SecG, producing the protein MFHSLMIFHIVISVLLIVLVLLQFGKGAEAGLLSGGAGDSTFTGTQQGNILGKITTILAVLFLGNSILLAKIQSTKSSSSILDGEAPIAAPLNNDAMMPKAQETKTPETATPAETKKEETK; encoded by the coding sequence ATGTTTCACTCTTTAATGATTTTCCATATTGTTATTTCTGTTCTTCTAATTGTTCTTGTTCTCCTTCAATTTGGAAAGGGAGCCGAGGCAGGACTTCTATCAGGAGGAGCTGGAGACTCTACTTTCACAGGGACACAGCAGGGAAATATTCTTGGTAAGATCACAACAATCTTAGCAGTTCTCTTCTTAGGAAACTCAATTCTCTTAGCGAAGATTCAATCTACAAAATCTTCTTCTTCGATTTTAGACGGTGAAGCTCCAATTGCAGCACCACTTAATAACGATGCAATGATGCCAAAAGCACAAGAGACAAAAACTCCTGAAACTGCAACACCGGCAGAAACAAAGAAAGAAGAAACAAAGTAA
- a CDS encoding HD-GYP domain-containing protein, whose protein sequence is MSEILRPKNTSFFSVGFDLILVEKSLPYDLYVNSSTNEAKEKFVRIFPMNGILNSEDITTFKKKYHQLYIPETQRDMYLRSLVDCSGVADTLKTEIIKDSAIHYLDTIFDPTKEFSNEVLTETISGCRDSVESMVDVIKDYDVKQVQSLIGDLSFHDFYTYDHSINVSMYCISMFKILRPNAAREEMVLAGLGGLLHDLGKIKIPTHIINNAGKLDDEQFTIIKKHPKFGFDLLEGSEIDCPGVDFSIVKRIVHEHHENFDGTGYPAGLKGNDIHLLARVTAIADFFDAITTKRSYHEALTPEEALGVMSRSVGKKIDPKLFELFSNNISKVVDRAHNKELPSDFDPCQPHDVLPFRQVAAKKQQTDFFKKEEQNFGKVAVDDGAKKKKAS, encoded by the coding sequence ATGTCTGAAATATTAAGACCAAAGAACACAAGCTTTTTCTCTGTAGGGTTTGATTTGATTCTCGTTGAGAAGTCGCTTCCGTATGACCTCTACGTTAACTCATCGACTAATGAGGCCAAGGAGAAGTTTGTAAGAATCTTCCCTATGAATGGAATACTTAACTCTGAGGATATAACTACTTTTAAGAAAAAATATCATCAATTATATATTCCAGAGACACAGAGAGATATGTACCTCAGAAGTTTAGTGGATTGTTCAGGTGTGGCGGATACGCTAAAGACTGAGATCATAAAAGACTCGGCGATACACTACCTCGATACTATCTTTGATCCTACAAAAGAATTTTCCAATGAAGTTTTAACAGAGACTATTAGTGGCTGTAGAGACTCCGTTGAATCAATGGTAGACGTGATTAAAGATTATGATGTTAAGCAAGTTCAAAGTTTAATTGGAGACTTAAGTTTCCATGACTTCTATACCTACGATCATTCGATAAATGTTTCGATGTATTGTATTTCAATGTTTAAGATTCTTAGACCAAATGCTGCTAGAGAAGAAATGGTTCTAGCTGGGTTAGGAGGTCTATTACACGATCTTGGAAAAATTAAAATTCCAACTCATATTATCAATAACGCTGGTAAACTTGATGATGAGCAATTTACTATTATTAAGAAGCACCCAAAGTTTGGTTTTGATCTTCTTGAAGGAAGTGAAATTGACTGTCCTGGTGTAGACTTTTCAATTGTTAAAAGAATCGTTCATGAGCACCATGAAAACTTCGATGGTACAGGCTATCCTGCAGGTCTAAAAGGCAATGATATTCACCTTCTTGCAAGAGTGACAGCTATTGCTGATTTCTTTGATGCTATTACAACAAAGAGGTCTTATCATGAGGCCTTAACTCCAGAAGAGGCCCTAGGCGTAATGTCTAGAAGTGTTGGAAAGAAGATTGATCCAAAGCTCTTTGAGCTCTTTTCAAATAATATTTCTAAGGTTGTGGATAGGGCGCATAATAAAGAGCTCCCATCTGACTTTGATCCTTGCCAGCCTCATGATGTACTACCGTTTAGACAGGTTGCGGCCAAGAAGCAACAGACAGACTTCTTTAAGAAGGAAGAGCAAAACTTTGGTAAAGTTGCTGTTGACGATGGTGCTAAAAAGAAAAAGGCCTCTTAA
- a CDS encoding glycosyltransferase family 2 protein: MPKESLILILPLYNEEEVISHVLETWVTTLSKFDLKYEIIVINDGSRDKSLAVAQKAASCLENIQIITGENSGHGLAITKGYQIAIEKKPDWIFQCDSDDQISSDQFYKLWNEREACELVLGNRKKREDPLLRIIGSNALSLLLNSLFKLRMNDYNCPFRLIKTDLLRKFYQQYTQPFFAPNIFISIFFAQHSRVKSIQISHSMRRTGRPSLNIKGVFIAALKTLKNIISFKQIDKI, encoded by the coding sequence ATGCCCAAAGAAAGCCTCATTCTAATTCTCCCCCTATATAACGAAGAAGAAGTCATTTCACATGTTCTTGAAACTTGGGTAACGACTCTGTCTAAATTTGATCTCAAATACGAGATTATTGTTATCAATGATGGCTCCAGAGATAAGAGTTTAGCCGTGGCCCAAAAAGCTGCTTCTTGCTTAGAGAATATTCAGATTATTACAGGTGAGAATTCTGGGCACGGTCTTGCAATTACTAAAGGCTATCAAATAGCAATTGAGAAAAAACCAGATTGGATTTTTCAATGTGATAGCGATGATCAAATTAGCAGTGATCAATTTTATAAATTATGGAACGAAAGAGAAGCTTGTGAACTAGTGCTAGGAAATAGAAAAAAGCGCGAAGATCCCCTACTTAGAATTATTGGATCAAATGCCCTTTCACTTCTTCTTAACTCACTCTTTAAACTTAGAATGAATGATTATAACTGCCCTTTTAGATTGATTAAAACGGATCTCCTAAGAAAGTTCTATCAACAATATACGCAGCCTTTCTTTGCTCCGAATATTTTCATCTCCATCTTCTTTGCTCAACACAGTAGAGTAAAGAGTATTCAAATTTCTCATTCCATGAGAAGAACCGGTCGTCCCTCACTAAATATAAAGGGAGTGTTTATTGCAGCACTAAAGACATTAAAGAATATTATTAGCTTTAAACAAATTGATAAAATATGA
- a CDS encoding protoporphyrinogen/coproporphyrinogen oxidase: MKVKNLIIGAGPCGLGAGYKLKENNNDDFLILERESCAGGLSRSFITDEGYLFEIGGHVHFSEDATYLDAISNVFGKENIFFHERKAYVYMDSYFVDYPFQSNLEQVRDKRILDNKVDENLKVQNFHDWLNKTFGDKVCEIFMTPYNSKVWSHSLEDMSFEWIEKRVATPVERKTKSWGPNSQFFFPKKGGTSAIWNSFAKYIGEEKIKYNTSVISIDLENKQVTTDNNLIIEFENLLNTTPLINLVKYANLKIDHQDLKFNSLYCLGLGIEGKAPKKIEDKSWIYFPGKAPFYRMTVLSNYSNNNTPNDHCYSLLLEMTSSNKEIDTIELENMALAYLEEEGFIENRESIQSKWSFQSKFAYPIPTLGRNENLEEINRTLDKYSIKSKGRFGAWKYELGNQDHCFMQGYNWAKDV, encoded by the coding sequence ATGAAAGTAAAGAATTTAATTATTGGTGCGGGTCCATGTGGTCTTGGAGCTGGCTATAAACTTAAAGAAAATAATAATGATGACTTTCTTATATTAGAGAGAGAAAGCTGTGCTGGTGGCCTATCTAGAAGCTTTATCACTGATGAGGGCTACCTCTTTGAGATTGGTGGACATGTGCACTTTTCAGAGGACGCAACATACTTAGATGCTATTTCAAATGTATTTGGAAAAGAGAATATCTTCTTTCATGAAAGAAAAGCCTATGTCTATATGGACTCATACTTTGTTGATTACCCATTCCAGTCCAACTTAGAGCAAGTAAGAGATAAGAGAATCCTAGATAATAAAGTTGATGAGAACTTAAAGGTTCAAAATTTTCATGACTGGCTTAATAAGACTTTTGGAGATAAGGTCTGCGAAATTTTTATGACTCCGTATAACTCAAAGGTTTGGTCTCATTCACTAGAGGATATGTCTTTTGAATGGATCGAAAAGAGAGTGGCAACTCCAGTAGAGAGGAAAACTAAATCCTGGGGACCAAATAGTCAGTTCTTCTTTCCTAAAAAAGGTGGAACAAGTGCAATCTGGAACTCATTCGCGAAGTATATTGGCGAAGAGAAGATAAAGTACAATACAAGTGTCATTAGTATCGATTTAGAAAATAAGCAGGTCACCACAGATAATAATCTCATCATTGAATTTGAAAACCTACTTAACACTACCCCACTCATAAATTTAGTAAAATACGCGAATTTAAAAATTGATCATCAAGACTTGAAGTTCAACTCTCTTTACTGTCTTGGATTGGGGATAGAAGGTAAGGCGCCAAAGAAAATAGAAGATAAGTCTTGGATATATTTTCCTGGAAAAGCTCCTTTCTACAGAATGACAGTCCTCTCCAACTACTCTAATAATAATACCCCAAATGACCACTGTTACTCTCTACTTCTAGAGATGACTTCATCTAATAAAGAAATAGATACAATAGAGCTAGAGAATATGGCCCTAGCATATCTTGAAGAAGAGGGGTTTATTGAAAATAGAGAATCAATTCAGTCTAAGTGGTCTTTTCAAAGTAAATTTGCCTATCCAATTCCAACTCTTGGAAGAAATGAAAATCTCGAAGAGATTAATCGCACACTAGATAAGTACTCTATTAAAAGTAAGGGGCGCTTTGGCGCATGGAAATATGAGCTAGGTAATCAGGACCACTGCTTTATGCAAGGATATAACTGGGCAAAAGATGTTTAA
- a CDS encoding SGNH/GDSL hydrolase family protein has protein sequence MFNLKYFLFTSLLLLFLFEVLIRVNDNTFRAWPKNPNSWTLYDSELGWKHKKNFKTLDEFKQDVHLNNYGLREDRDFLIGDFKIVALGDSYTFGDGVKSKESWPTILGERINSEVANLGVCAYGLDQMISWYNQLSLNAAPSLVILAMIEEDITRTNLTHWISGHRKNRLSASNGEFQLEFEDLPKVVHNEINFDRNGFLDFSRSYLLDRVTFGQTYKSRAYERANSLLKEFKRVLSNKGTNLIIVKLSSFSPKFENILNDLKIEAFTCDSFDEVKGGRISDTNPHPSARGHQLISDCIQKNVNWNDYLK, from the coding sequence ATGTTTAACCTTAAGTACTTCCTATTCACTTCATTACTTTTACTATTTCTCTTCGAAGTACTTATAAGAGTCAATGACAATACTTTTCGTGCTTGGCCTAAGAATCCAAACTCATGGACACTTTATGATAGTGAATTAGGCTGGAAGCATAAGAAAAACTTCAAGACTCTCGATGAGTTCAAGCAAGATGTGCATTTAAATAACTATGGTCTAAGAGAAGATAGAGACTTTTTAATTGGTGACTTTAAAATTGTAGCACTTGGAGATAGTTATACTTTTGGAGATGGAGTTAAATCAAAAGAGAGTTGGCCTACAATCCTTGGCGAGAGGATTAATAGCGAAGTAGCAAACTTAGGTGTTTGTGCATATGGATTAGACCAAATGATTTCTTGGTACAATCAGTTAAGTTTAAACGCAGCCCCTTCTCTAGTTATCCTCGCAATGATTGAAGAAGATATAACGAGAACAAACCTGACTCACTGGATTTCTGGCCATCGAAAAAATAGATTGAGCGCTAGTAATGGAGAATTTCAATTGGAATTTGAAGATCTTCCAAAGGTTGTTCACAATGAGATTAACTTTGATCGCAATGGTTTCTTAGATTTCTCCAGATCATACTTATTAGATCGTGTGACTTTTGGTCAAACATATAAGTCTCGTGCATATGAGAGAGCAAACTCACTTTTAAAAGAGTTTAAGAGAGTATTATCGAATAAAGGTACAAACCTTATCATTGTGAAGCTCTCTAGTTTTTCACCTAAGTTTGAAAATATTTTAAATGATTTAAAAATAGAAGCTTTTACATGTGATTCATTTGATGAAGTGAAGGGTGGTCGTATCTCAGATACAAATCCACATCCTTCTGCTCGAGGGCATCAATTAATCTCTGATTGTATACAGAAGAACGTTAATTGGAATGATTATTTAAAATAA